In Betta splendens chromosome 19, fBetSpl5.4, whole genome shotgun sequence, the following proteins share a genomic window:
- the LOC114846166 gene encoding NACHT, LRR and PYD domains-containing protein 12-like, which produces MITLKLLHILEDLEGEEFHKFKWCLQQNEKPIKRRRLEKATPCDTVDAMVHKYGPTGAVKMTQKILEEISRNDLVQRLSDSSSEPGDLMVPVPEPRPITYYQPMLQTNLQDEFLCVKEGWSEDDQRLDDIYTELYITAGPDSHINTQHEIQQLETTQQKQRSAEKPVKPSDLFKHPPGKNRRIRTVLTNGIAGIGKTVLVNKFVLDWTEKRSNQDVHLIFPFTFRQLNPLKGQKFSLSELIHECIPETEFISLEALNYIFTHLQSTGNSNYDKSSFKLLFVFDGLDESRLQLDCSTSKKERGQCNATKSTSVDELLTNLIRGKLLRSARIWITTRPAAANQIHRDFVDVVTEVRGFTDPQKEEFFRKRFTDEEQSNTIMSHIKTSRSLHIMCHIPVFCWITATVLEDLMETREGVELPKTLTEMYAEFLGFQMDRTKDKYGPEQSSNYIKSLAKLAFEQLEKRNLIFYKKDLKKSGINVRGASVCSGVFTEIFKQERRRKTKDKMFSFVHLSVQEFLAAVHMMLCYTNGKMEELEDFLKVSNAALHDILNITTSKSLLSKSGHLDLFVRFLHGLCLESNQRILRGLFGHTENGPETIQTIINNLKEMNSGRISPDRSINIFHCLMEMNDHSVHQQIQEFLRSENRSEKELSLIQCSALAYMLQMSEEVLDELDLNKYNTSAEGRWRLIPAVRNCRKAQLFGCGLTETHCEVVASALTSNPSHLAHLDLSNNNMQDSVEVLCAGLKSPHCRLETLRLSRCSLSESRCHSLVSALKSNPSHLTQLDLSDNFNLQDSGVKHLCGFLESSHCRLETLRLRSCNLSKISCDSLVSALKSNLSHLRQLDLSDNDLQDSGVKHLCGFLESRHCRLETLRLSGCLLSEKACVSLASALSSNPSHLRELDLSYNHPGDSGVELLSAGVKDPHWRLDTLRVEPGGVQYLTPGLSKYFCQLTIDTNTVNGKLQLSDNNRKVTRVKEYQSYPDHPYRFDQCPQLLCSNGLTGRCYWEVEWRREVHISVSYKGIRRKGKNDNCWFGCNNQSWSLSCSDDGYSIKHNNNQTSIFSSAFNKLTSTSSSSVSDRVSVYVDCPAGSLSFYRVSSDKLIHLHTFNTTFTEPLYPGFRFCWPGSSVSLCDVS; this is translated from the exons ATGATAACACTGAAACTGTTACATATTCTGGAAGATTTGGAAGGTGAAGAATTCCATAAGTTCAAGTGGTGCTTGCAGCAGAATGAAAAACCCATCAAAAGGAGACGACTGGAAAAGGCAACACCATGTGACACCGTGGATGCGATGGTGCACAAGTACGGGCCAACTGGAGCAGTAAAAATGACCCAGAAGATTCTAGAGGAGATCAGCAGGAACGACCTGGTGCAGCgtttgtctgacagcagctcagaacCAGGAG atctgatggttccagtaccagagccacggcccatcacatattaccagccgATGCTTCAAACAAACCTCCAAGACGAGTTTCTTTGTGTAAAAGAAGGCTGGTCTGAAGacgaccaacgtctggatgacatctacacagagctgtacatcacagctgggccggattcacacatcaacacacagcatgagatCCAACAGCTTGaaacgacacagcagaagcaaagatcagcagagaagccagtgaagcccagtgacctgttcaaacatccccctggtaaaaACAGACggatcagaacagtgttgaccaatggaatcgctgggattggaaaaacagtccttgtgaacaagtttgtgttggactggaccgaaaaaaggtccaatcaagacgtgcatctgattttccccttcaccttccgtcagctgaatccactgaagggacagaagtttagtttgtcagagctcattcatgaatgtatcccagaaactgagttcatcagcctggaggctctgaattacatctttacacatctacagtcaacaggaaacagcaactatgacaagagcagcttcaaacttctgtttgtgtttgatggactggacgagagtcgcctccaactggactgtagcaccagtaagaAAGAGAGGGGTCAATGTAACGCCACaaagtccacctcagtggatgagcttctgacaaacctcatcagaggaaaactccTACgttctgctcgcatctggatcaccacacgacctgcagcagccaatcagattcatcgAGACTTTGTTgacgtggtgacggaggtcagagggttcactgacccacagaaggaggagttcttcaggaagagatttacagatgaggagcagagcaacacaatcatgtcccacatcaagacgtcacgaagcctccacatcatgtgccacatcccagtcttctgctggatcactgctacggttctggaggatctgatggaaaccagagagggagtaGAGCttcccaagaccctgacggagatgtacgcagagttcctggggtttcaaaTGGATCGGACcaaagacaagtacggaccagaacagagcagcaactacatcaagtcattagctaaactggcttttgagcagctggaaaagagaaacttgatcttctataaGAAAGATCTGAAAAAGAGCGGCATCaatgtcagaggagcctcagtgtgttcaggagtgttcacagagatctttaaacaggagcgaagaaggaaaaccaaggacaagatgttcagctttgttcatctgagcgttcaggagtttctggctgctgttcacatgatgctctgttacaccaacgggaagatggaggaactggaggattTTTTGAAAGTCTCCAATGCTGCTCTGCATGATATCCTGAATATAACCACGTCTAAATCTCTTCTTAGTaaaagtggccacctggacctgtttgttcgcttccttcatggcctctgtctggagtccaaccagagaatcttaagAGGTTTGTTCGGTCACACAGAGAAcggtccagaaaccatccagacaatCATCAATAACCTAAAAGAGATGAACAGTGgtagaatctctccagacagaagcatcaacatcttccactgtctgatggagatgaatgaccactcagtccatcagcagatccaagagttcctgaggtcagagaacagatcagagaaggaactctccttgatccagtgctcagctctggcctacatgctgcagatgtcagaggaggttctggatgagttggacctgaacaagtacaacacatcagCGGAGGGACGatggagactgatcccagctgtgaggaactgcagaaaagctca actttttggctgtggactcacagagactcactgtgaagttgtggcctcagctctgacgtccaacccgtcacatctggcacatctggacctgagtaacaacaacatgcaggactcagtggaggttctgtgtgctggactaaagagtcctcactgtcgactggagactctgag ATTGAGTCgatgcagtttgtcagagagcAGGTGtcattctctggtctcagctctgaagtccaacccatcacatctgacgcaactggacctgagtgacaacttcaacctgcaggattcaggagtgaagcatctgtgtggttttctggagagtagtcactgtcgactggagactctgag ATTGAGGAGCTGCAATTTGTCgaagatcagctgtgattctctggtctcagctctgaagtccaacctgTCACATCTGAGACAACTGGACCTCAGtgacaacgacctgcaggattcaggagtgaagcatctgtgtggttttctggagagtcgtcactgtcgactggagactctgag gctgtcaggctgtctgctctcagagaaggcttgtgtctctctggcctcagctctgagctccaacccctcccatctgagagagctggacctgagctacaatcatccaggagactcaggagtggagctgctgtctgctggagtcaaggatccacactggagactggacactctcag ggtggagcctggtggagtccagtatttgacaccaggtctgagcaagt atttctgtcaactcaccatcgacacaaacacagtgaacgggaaactacaactgtctgacaacaacaggaaggtgacacgtgTGAAGGAgtatcagtcatatcctgatcatccataCAGATTTGACcagtgtcctcagctgctgtgtagtaatggtctgactggtcgctgttactgggaagTTGAGTGGAGAAGAGAGGttcatatatcagtgagttacaaaggaatcagaaggaaaggaaagaatgATAACTGTTGGTTTGGATGCAACAATCAGTCCTGGAGTTTGAGCTGCTCCGATGATGGTTACTCTattaaacacaataacaacCAAACATCCATCTtctcttctgcatttaacaaattaacatctacctcctcttcctccgtgtctgacagagtatcagtgtatgtggactgtcctgctggttctctgtccttctacagagtctcctctgacaaactgattcaccttcacaccttcaacaccacattcactgaacctctttatcctgggtttagGTTCTGTTggcctggttcctcagtgtctctgtgtgatgtgtcgtag